Proteins encoded in a region of the Cheilinus undulatus linkage group 8, ASM1832078v1, whole genome shotgun sequence genome:
- the LOC121514198 gene encoding phosphoinositide 3-kinase regulatory subunit 4-like, which translates to MEGKTTTTRSVLTYSRIGGHVKTLTFCQGSHYLAVASDNGSIQLLAVEANKPPKSPKVQPFQTRSLDLQEDGCAVDIHHFNSGAQSVLAYATVNGSLVGWDLRSNTNAWTLRHDLRLGLITSFTVDMHQCWLCLGTSSGTMACWDMRFQPPISNHSHASALPIISDRRFWDLAYPEHSYIVAGGANDSLRWPSVMYSRKIIEGTEVVQRKTLRGGISRKMLKKRELLACAEV; encoded by the exons ATGGAGGGAAAGACCACGACCACCAG GTCTGTGCTGACGTACTCTCGAATCGGCGGTCACGTGAAGACGCTGACCTTCTGCCAGGGCTCCCATTATTTGGCGGTGGCCTCAGATAACGGATCCATCCAGCTGCTCGCAGTCGAAGCAAACAAACCCCCAAAATCCCCCAAAGTGCAGCCTTTCCAGACCAG GTCTCTGGACCTGCAGGAGGACGGCTGTGCGGTCGACATCCACCATTTTAACTCGGGCGCTCAGTCCGTGTTGGCGTACGCTACCGTGAACGGCTCCCTGGTTGGCTGGGACCTTCGCTCCAACACAAACGCCTGGACACTTCGCCACGACCTCCGCCTGGGACTCATCACCTCGTTCACCGTGGACATGCACCAGTGCTGGCTCTGCCTCG GTACGAGCAGCGGCACCATGGCATGCTGGGATATGCGGTTCCAGCCCCCTATCTCTAACCACTCCCATGCATCCGCTCTACCAATCATCAGTGATCGCAG GTTCTGGGATTTGGCCTATCCCGAGCACTCGTACATCGTGGCCGGCGGAGCCAACGACTCACTGCGCTGGCCGTCTGTCATGTACAGCAGGAAGATCATCGAGGGGACTGAAGTCGTACAG AGAAAAACGCTCCGCGGTGGGATTTCACGGAAGATGCTGAAGAAACGGGAGCTGCTG GCGTGTGCTGAGGTGTGA